A single window of Anomaloglossus baeobatrachus isolate aAnoBae1 chromosome 9, aAnoBae1.hap1, whole genome shotgun sequence DNA harbors:
- the LOC142250499 gene encoding putative defense protein 3: MAELVLSFLMVLMTCSTISFSYPSGAPLSACETMKPGHDGVYPQPKPAPYIMKINSSSYLYGRPIKVQILGPAYRGILLQARTHAGTMLYGTWLDPPSNTKILACPDNPLGSITHSNTNLKDKHTTYIWMPPNASCPYNLFFIATVAEAFDVYWLGVRSALITKDPAATCSDNINTGLTSFSSGTSAPAWRPALYSILCLQLALFLA, encoded by the exons ATGGCAGAACTTGTCCTCTCCTTCCTGATGGTGCTGATGACCTGCAGCACTATATCATTCTCTTATCCATCTGGGGCCCCATTATCTGCATGTGAGACAATGAAGCCCGGTCATGACGGCGTCTATCCACAGCCAAAACCTGCACCTTACATAATGAAAATCAACTCTAGTTCCTACCTATATGGCAGACCCATCAAAG TTCAAATATTGGGCCCCGCGTATAGAGGAATCTTACTGCAAGCCCGGACACACGCAGGGACTATGCTGTATGGGACATGGCTGGACCCTCCGAGTAACACCAAGATATTGGCG tgtcCTGACAATCCGCTTGGTTCTATTACCCACTCAAACACCAACCTAAAGGACAAGCACACTACATATATCTGGATGCCACCAAATGCATCTTGTCCATATAATTTGTTCTTCAT AGCCACAGTGGCTGAGGCGTTTGACGTCTATTGGCTCGGAGTCCGGTCTGCCCTTATCACTAAAG ATCCAGCAGCAACATGCAGTGACAATATAAATACTGGTCTAACAAGCTTTTCCTCAGGCACAAGCGCCCCAGCCTGGCGACCGGCCCTTTACTCCATCCTATGCCTTCAGCTTGCATTGTTCCTGGCATAA